Genomic segment of uncultured Desulfobacter sp.:
TATACCGCTTGCTTACCTGCCGTTTTTTCAACTTTTTGACGTTTAAATTTTTTCAAAGTAACCTTTGTTCCAGGTTCCCAATTCCTTGTCCTTCCAGGCCATCTTTCAGGATGTTTCGATCTGGCGTTCTGATAAATTTGATGTCTGTTGGCAAGAACGGCTACATCATTGCCATTGTGTCGGTCAGCGGGGGTGACAAATCCAATACCGCTGTGCAGATGGGCGTTATTGTACCAATCTTCGAAGGTATGAACCCATTCCCTGGCTTCCTGCATCGTATCAAATGGCTTGGCCGGATATTCAGGCCGATATTTCAGGGTTTTGAATAATGATTCAGAAAAAGGATTATCGTTACTGACAGATGGTCGGCTAAAGGATGGTATCACGCCCAAATCCTGAAGTTTGGCCAGCATCGTTACGGATTTCATAGGAGCACCATTGTCTGAATGCAAGGTGACCTGTTTTTTATTAATTTTCTCCCGCAGGCAGGCATCCATTATCAGATCAGAAGCAAATTCTCCAGACTCACAGTCATACACCTGATAGGCGACAATTTTACGGCTGTACAAATCCATTATCATGTAAAGGTAATAAAATTGGCCTGTTACTCTTGTTGGCAGGTATGTGATGTCCCAGGACCACAATTGATTCGGACCAGTTGCCGACAAAGGTTCCGGACTGGTCCTTTTGGCAGGTTGGCTGTCCTGTCGGTGAGCATTCATGTTATGCTGCCTTAATATTCTATATATTGTAGATTCAGAACCGAGATAGATCCCTTGATCTGCAAGTTTGGGCACAATTTGATTCGGATTCAAATCCGCAAATTCAGGAAAATCAAGGGTGTTAAGGATTTGTTGCTGTTCCTCACCGGACAATTTATTAGCGGGTGTGGCACGAAATCCTTGACGCCTATCGGCAGTCCCGGTTTTGCTCCAGCGTTGAAGTGTTCGGAGGGTAAGCCCCAGCAATGCTGAGGCTTTATGCTTCCTGGCACCTGTTTTTTGGGCCTCTGAAATCAGTTGTAATACCCTTTGTTTGTCTGCAGGTAATATCAATCTTCCTCTGGCTCCCCCCAGATTACCTGGGCTTTTTTTTTAAGAACCAATAAGGCTGCTGTTTCCGCAAGGGCTTTTTCTTTGCGGGAAAGGTCTTTTTTTAATGCCGAATTTTCCCGTCGTAACTGAGTCTCGATTACGGAGGTTTGTTTCTTCAAATCAGTTGCCATTCCGGAAACAGCATCTTGCCTCCACTGTTTCAGATGATGGAGGAAAATCCCGTTTTTACGACACCAGGAGGCGCTCTCCTCGGAGGACATAGACCCCGACGCCATCAAGGCTGAGACGCGCTCTTCCGGCGTCCAGTCTCTGGGGCGTCTTTCTTTTGATTTCAAGTTGATGTTACCGCCTTTTCTGTATTCTCTTAACCATTTGCCAATAGTTGACCGCCCAATCCCAAATTCTTTTGATATCTCATCATGGGTTTTGTTCCCCGAGAGTACCTTTTGTAATACAGCTTTTTTAATTTGAATAGAATGTCCCATATCATCACCTCAATGCCCCACTTTTGTTTTTCAATTGAGGCGACATCTATCCTGACACAGGGGGGTATAGTCATTATCCACCCAACCCAGCAAACCTCCAAATGCAGTATGACTGTATCCGATTTGCGGAACGAGACCATGATCCAGGGTGAGGTTCACAACTTTTGGAACAATCACACTCCACAAGTGTTGATGCGTTCTGTAACAGGGCGGGCCGAGTGTTATTAGTATTTTGATAATTGTAAGCATTTCAGGATCGTTCATAATCGGCAGATCGTACAGCCCTGAAATGGATTTGTTTTTCAACTTTTCCCGGACCCGCTCAATTTCAATATCTCGAAAGTACTGAAAATTATCTGCTGGTAATATAATCCCAAACTCAGAAAGCGCCTGCCGACCTGAATCTATAGCATCTGAATATTTTGCCAATAATGTATGCTGCACGATTAAAATAGTAAGTGATTCTGCTCTTTCAATGGCAGTCTTCGTGAAACCTAACGATTGTTGTATGACCTGGGCGGCTCTGTTCCGATCACCTTCCAAAAATTCACTTTCAGCAAGATGCCGATGCAACAACAAGGCTTTTTCATAGTCAATATCCCAGAAATGGGTAATATCACCCGCCATTTTTTCTGCAAAAGTAAAAGCGTATTGATTAAACTGCAGCATTGCACTGTACGCAGTGGCGGATCTTGCTTTTAAAGATGCATCCATGTTCAAGTCCACCATCATTCTTTGTTCTTCAGGATCATGGATCAAACTTTCAGCAGTATTTATGTGGCCTACGATTTCAAACAGATTTTCTTCTATCTCAGATTCATTTAGCGAGCTAAGCAGAAAACGGCCTATATCTAAATGCGTTTCGGCTAATTTCTCAGGCTCAATTAATAGATAAGCTGCTTGCTGAACTCGATCATGCATAAACATAAAAGATTGCTCTGAGCAATGTTTTGTGGGCGTGCGCTCCTGATCGTGGTCACTTAAAGGTAAAACCAGTCCGCTTGCAATGAAAGGCTGCAAAGAAGCGTGGCATTCGTTTGTAGAGTGAGTATAGATCTCGCACAAAGTGTTGAGGTCAAATACATTTCCGATGCATGCCGCAAGTGAGATCAACTTTTGTCTCTTAGGCTCAAAACCGCTTAGCTTTTTTATGAACAAAGCAACAATATCTTTTGGCAAATCTTTTTCAAGTTCCCAATGCCATCGTTTTTCAACCGAATCAAAATAAAGCATCTTGTTATCATAAAGAAACTCAAGAAATGCTTTTAAATAAAACGGATTCCCCTCTGTATGCTTATGGACCTGTTTCGTAAGAAGTTCAAGATTCTCTATCGTATCGCCCAGTGCATCCTTGATTATCATTCTTGCAGCGTTTTCATTCAGTCTGTGGACCTCAATAACGTGCGGCGGCAGTTGAGAATGAATTAATTCAGATATCACGGGTGATAGAGGGTGTGTTTTATTCACTTCCTCATCACGATATGAAACAATAAACAAAAAATAGCAAGGCTGTTCATCAATATATAGTCCTTTGAGTAATTCCAGTGATGCAGCGTCAGCCCACTGCCAATCATCTACAAAAATGACAACCGGATGTTCAGGTAAACAAACTATTTTAAGAAATTCACGAATGACGGTGGTAAATCTGTGCCTGGCTTCAATGAAATTAATATTCGCATCATCAACAGTTGTCGGTTTTTCAATCAAATTACCAAGCTCATGAATGAGTTCGGTTAGTAAAAATCCAAAATCACCAAGGCTTTCGCGGATACTTGCACACAATCGGGAATGCTCTTTTTTACCGGATAATTGGATTTTATCCCACAATTGTTGCAATGCCTGCTGAATTGCATAATAGGGAGTGTTTTGTTGATACTGGTCAAACTTTCCTTGAACGAACAATCCGTTTTCAGACTCAACCGGTTCTTTTAACCATTGCACAAGTGAAGTCTTTCCAATTCCCGAATGTCCCGGAACAAGGAGAGCTCGACCATGTCCTCTACCTGCATTTTTGAACTCTTTTAACATTCGGTTAGTTAAATCGTCACGTCCAATAAGTTTATTTGCGAATTCTAATTTTGGGGGTTGATATGAAGTCAAGGCTATTTTTTCCTTTTAAGATTTCATCGTGAAATCGTATCTTTGCTCAATATTCCAAAATGGTTTCGTCAAGAACAGTTTTTTTTGATGGATTTTATATAGTTTACATGAGCCCTAATACAAAAGCAATAATCTCAATGAAATGCAGTAAATTGAAACCCCGGACTTATATTATTGTTAACTAAGAGCCTTTCTCATAAAGATGTTTGATACTTCAGCCAGTGCTCAGAAGCATTTAAATAGATTTCCCCATATGGCCTGAGCCTCAGCTTTATAATCAATGA
This window contains:
- a CDS encoding IS3 family transposase, coding for MILPADKQRVLQLISEAQKTGARKHKASALLGLTLRTLQRWSKTGTADRRQGFRATPANKLSGEEQQQILNTLDFPEFADLNPNQIVPKLADQGIYLGSESTIYRILRQHNMNAHRQDSQPAKRTSPEPLSATGPNQLWSWDITYLPTRVTGQFYYLYMIMDLYSRKIVAYQVYDCESGEFASDLIMDACLREKINKKQVTLHSDNGAPMKSVTMLAKLQDLGVIPSFSRPSVSNDNPFSESLFKTLKYRPEYPAKPFDTMQEAREWVHTFEDWYNNAHLHSGIGFVTPADRHNGNDVAVLANRHQIYQNARSKHPERWPGRTRNWEPGTKVTLKKFKRQKVEKTAGKQAV
- a CDS encoding helix-turn-helix domain-containing protein; protein product: MGHSIQIKKAVLQKVLSGNKTHDEISKEFGIGRSTIGKWLREYRKGGNINLKSKERRPRDWTPEERVSALMASGSMSSEESASWCRKNGIFLHHLKQWRQDAVSGMATDLKKQTSVIETQLRRENSALKKDLSRKEKALAETAALLVLKKKAQVIWGEPEED
- a CDS encoding AAA family ATPase, yielding MTSYQPPKLEFANKLIGRDDLTNRMLKEFKNAGRGHGRALLVPGHSGIGKTSLVQWLKEPVESENGLFVQGKFDQYQQNTPYYAIQQALQQLWDKIQLSGKKEHSRLCASIRESLGDFGFLLTELIHELGNLIEKPTTVDDANINFIEARHRFTTVIREFLKIVCLPEHPVVIFVDDWQWADAASLELLKGLYIDEQPCYFLFIVSYRDEEVNKTHPLSPVISELIHSQLPPHVIEVHRLNENAARMIIKDALGDTIENLELLTKQVHKHTEGNPFYLKAFLEFLYDNKMLYFDSVEKRWHWELEKDLPKDIVALFIKKLSGFEPKRQKLISLAACIGNVFDLNTLCEIYTHSTNECHASLQPFIASGLVLPLSDHDQERTPTKHCSEQSFMFMHDRVQQAAYLLIEPEKLAETHLDIGRFLLSSLNESEIEENLFEIVGHINTAESLIHDPEEQRMMVDLNMDASLKARSATAYSAMLQFNQYAFTFAEKMAGDITHFWDIDYEKALLLHRHLAESEFLEGDRNRAAQVIQQSLGFTKTAIERAESLTILIVQHTLLAKYSDAIDSGRQALSEFGIILPADNFQYFRDIEIERVREKLKNKSISGLYDLPIMNDPEMLTIIKILITLGPPCYRTHQHLWSVIVPKVVNLTLDHGLVPQIGYSHTAFGGLLGWVDNDYTPLCQDRCRLN